In Lodderomyces elongisporus chromosome 1, complete sequence, the DNA window TTGAAAGCGAACGAGGCAAATTCTGCTCTCATTGATACTCCTAAACATCAACAAGTGCTTAAACCAAGTACCTTTGTTCCGACTGAATTAAAACAGACTTTTCCGCTCGACTCGTCACAGAGAGTTTCAAAtaagaaacaaatcaatTCTACAgaactgcaacaacaacaacaacaacaacaagaacaacaagaacaacaacagaatcAGAAGCAGCAAGAAAGGCATCATCAGTCTCAACGCCCACCGCTAAAGGAGATTACACGTCCAACTATTTCCGATGTCACTAAAAAATCACTTTTTTCCAATGCAGACGTGAAATTGCAAATTTCATCTGTAATGGAGACTTTGACCTCAAAAATCAATAGTGGGGAGCTCACTGACTCTGAAATTCTTCTTGCAATTCGACAAGTAACTGAAGAGATAGCCGCTGGCGGTTCACTCTcacaattttttaaaagtcCCATGACAATTGAAACTTTCAAGAAAAATTGCACACCGCTTGAAAAAAGTACCATTAATAAATCTATACAATTAGCTTGCGCCTTTTTGAGCAAAAGCCTGGAGGGTGAACCAGTCCAAGATAAGGCTGAGACATTATTGTATAATTTCCAACGGAAACTTAGTGACTCTCCTACCTCCACTTTTATTGCGCCCCAGCAAGAATTGtcagaagaaaaaattgagtACCTATCAGTTATCTGCAATTCTGTATTGAACACGTTGGTTGGGGGGTTTCCATCGTCCGTTTGTACTGCGGATATCATTGCAGTGATTGATACGTTTCGTTCAAATTCTCCTGACGCTCGAAAACGAACACGTATGGGTAATAGGGAACGGAAAAAGCGATGGAGAGAAGAGAATGCCGAGAGAAATAAGGACAATGAGTTGAAAATGAGGGTTGTGAAAAAGGCAAATGCCAAATATGGTTCTGAAGACAGTAGGGAAAAGCTCGCTTGGattgaagaagagtttTCAAAGAGAAAAGCGAGACGTCTGGTTAAGCCTCTCAacgaagaaaacaaagtcGAAGCTAGTCTAGACCCGGAAGCATCTGCTACAACTATcaagaaagagaatgaaaaaacagcaactacaactacaactacaactactccaacaacaatgaaagattctttttcctcttcttcaccATCATCTTCCGCATCTGcaaaatttaatttttccaaCGAAAAGGCTTTATCAAAAACCATTGGTGATGTCTTCAGCCTTTTATTCAAAGATGCTGagggaaagaaaacttCAGCTCACTTTATTGCTATATCGGCGTTGATTGCATCCATATCGTTGGTTTCTGTCGATTCTGCAGAACAAAATCAAGATACTATAAATGAGGTTGTGACTAACATTGTAAAAAGTTTATTGGATCGAACCTATAATGGATTCAACTTGCTCACAAAGAGTTCCAACACTGAAAACTTGTTGCTGGCCAACAAGAAACGGAGCCATATTACCGATATTTCCCCATCCAATAAAATGGTAAAGATAAACGCAAATGAAGGTCAAACTTTACAGAGACCTGTGAATACCAAAACCACGACCCCTTCCTCTATTCTAATTAACtccaatttcaattctaACCACATCAGTAACCCCAGAATCCCCAATGTCAGCTCGCACATGATCAAACTTAGCAGGCCATCCTTTTCTGATGtacaaaaatcaaaaccaaGCTTACATGTACCAACTATTTCCCCATTTATTTCTCATAAGGTTTCAACGACATCTGGGGTTTCGGGCGCGGGTGCAGGTGCGGGTGTGGGTGTGGCAGCGACATCGACAGGGGCAACGACGACAACGACTCGTATTAATGGTCATTATACTTTAAATAAGCCTAAGGCTTTCAAGCCCTTAGCTTTTAAGAGACCACAAAGTGAGAGAACTAAGTCACCAGGATTGTATACTTCATCtatttaagaaaaaaaaaaaaaagaaatgaaaatcaAGAAAGGAAGTGAGAATGAATAATAACCTTTataaactttttcaaatgatAGCAGCAGTTTCTTTGCGTAGCCATTCCAATGCTCTGTGCTCTCCTAATTCcaataattctttttcaaactgCTCTCTTATGGATTGGTGGTATCTGTTGATCCACTTTAGCTCGACGCTCGACAAGTGTTGCTTATCGATCAAATTCTGGCAAAACGGAACTTTTGTCAAATAAGAGAATCCAAGATAAGGTTTTCCATTCCTTGCTTTACCAAATGCTTGATCGAGTTCAATGATCTCTATTTCGCTCTCGATTCTGAACCCGACTTCACCGTCAATGTAATAACCTGGTTCGTTTGAAGTAATGACACCTGGTTTATAAAGATTTGTAGTACTAGAATTATTCGTGCCTCTGGATGCAGTCAGAATATAGAATGGTCCCTCGTGTACTAGCCCAAAGCTCCCTATTCCATGTCCAACACCATGGTTAAAGTCCAAGCCATGGTTCCATAGCGGTTGGCGAGAGTATGCATCCAATATTACTCCGGTGTTGGGAGAGTCTGCCGGGAATCTTGCAGTTGCTATAGCCAAATGTCCCTTTAACACCAAAGTGTAATACTTTTTATAGTCTGAAGAGGCGTCGTCCCTGCCAAAATAATAAGTGCGTGTTATATCTGTTGTTCCTTCAAGGTAATGTGCACCTGAATCTATAAGGTACACCTTCTTGGGATCAATGATAGCATTGTCGTCCTTGGTTGGCGCATAATGAATAATTGCTGCATTTGCACCAGACAGTGAGATTGTCTCGTAACTCAATCCTTTAAAATTAGGTATTTTGCGTCGAATATCGTATATTTTACAAGCTGCATCGTATTCGGAGACTTTAGCCCTTTTTGTAATAAGATGGTGTTGCAACcaagatgaaaaaataatgaaagCTAATGAGTCTTTATGCTGAGCCACCTTGGCGTTCGATAATTCGAccttgtttttgaaagtttTTAAATTTGCAGCAATAGAATGGTGTATAATTTTGAATAATGAAGGGATTGCTTGCATCAAAGCATACGGAGTGGACGATTGCGATGGGAGTACGATAGTTGGTTTCTTCTCATCATTACCAGCCTTCAATTGAGAAATATCATAATAGAACTGGTTATATTCCTTGATAGTCAAACCATCCACAGATGACAAATGCTTCTGTAACGAGTGATGATCTTTCGGAATCTTGACAGGGTTGATATAAAGATAAACCTTAGACAAAGTGATAACACTATAAGCAAAAAACACTGGACTAAAAGGAATATCGTCATCACATCTCAAGTTGAACAACCACGCTATGCTATCAAGTTCAGTCAAAATGTAAAAAGACGCACCAAATTCCTGCATGGTGGTTCGTATTCTTGTAACTTTCACATTCGTATCTTCTCCCGAATATTCCAATCCAAGCTCATAAACAGGTTGTTGTGATCTAGTTGGCTTTTCCTTCCCCCAGACGAGATCAACAAGATTTGCCTGCAACGATGGACGAAACGCGAAATTGTGCGcttttgcttgtttttcGAAAAAGTTACCAACTGCGAAGCTGAGCGTCCTTCCGTCGCAAGAGATAACAGAGCTGAATGTATTGTTTGCAGCTAATTCAATGGCAAGTTGAGTCCATGGCTTAACTCCCTTTTGCCCTTCCTTAATGAGCTTCCAGTGTCTCCCATCTAGTTGCTTTTCTGCTTGGAGAAAGTACCTTCCATCGGTAGACAAATATGCATCACCTTGTAATGTGCTCGGATTTGTCAAAGTAATCAACACTACTCCAGCACTCCCGGTAAATCCAGAGATGTACTCGCGTCGCCTGTCAGCCAAGGCAGTATATTCCGATTGATGTTCATCCTCAGAAGTAATAATATATACTCCAATTTTATTCTTCAGCATATATCGCCTCAATTTCTTTAGCTTTAGGCCAGCATCGTCTTTGGAAACTGGTAATATCACGGGGTTTACAACATATGGTAGATCAGGTAAAAATTCCAACGCATTCTCCGCGTCTTTGTCATTCATGCTATTTTCGTCATCCAAAGAATCTTTCTCAGTTATCTCATTTCGaaaattgttttcatctttgCAAGTATCGGGGACTGCTTGGTTTACTTCCGTCCTTGGTATACATGTTGAGAAGGGGTAAAGCAAGTATTTTAAAGGATCTAACTTTGAACTGCTGGCTGGTAATCCCTGACTCTCTGCATCTATTGGATTCAAGAGCGGTAGCTTCTCCTCCAAAGGCATATTATCGAAATTAGTAAGGTAAATAAATGCTGCAAACTAATCCGTTTAAACAGATGCTTATTGAATTGAATGAAGATACTTATTCCTTACGGTGTACTAATTGCCTTTTCTGATATATGAATCTgtctatctatctatctgtctatctatctatttatttattaattaatttgtttctttgtttgttaatttgttgatttatTAATCAATTTATGTGTGTGAGTTTGTATGTGTGCTTGTAGGGTCTTGTAAGAAACAAAGCGGTGTTTATAGTCCGAGAAAATAGGGTGGCTCtttacaaacaaaacattcGGCTTATCTTAAAAAAGTGTGGCGCTTACTTTCGTCTTGTTAAACAGCTTAGAGCCGCGTAAACTCCTGGCTCTGTGTTGCTCTAAGATATCGCTACCAAAATTTGTCAACGGGTCCAAcgtaagaagaagaaaagaagaagaagaaaaaaaaggaagagagagaaagtgAGAAAGTGTGCGTGTGTATACGTACAAGCGTGAGAAGAGTGTGCGGGAATGAGagtgtatgtgtttgtgcGTAGGTGCGTTTATGGATGTGTAGTTGTTTAAGAGAGACGCACTCAATTGTCGTGTAACTACTAGGGCCATTCATATATTCATTTATTCATTTAAttattcattcattcaagTCAAGTCAAGTACAGGTCATTACTGATTGCACAATACCTGAAAGCCACTTACACAGTTTAATAACTTGATGTTTAATTTAGTGACAAGGGTCCAGGCTGCTGCCAATCAGGCATTAACTTCGGCTAGTATTATAGCTGGAATTGTTATTCTAGCCACCTTTTTCCAATTGTATCAGAATGATGTATGGAATTTATCGACAACTTCAATCACCAACATCGAGCCCAAATCCAGCATTAAGTACTCCTTCCAATATGGCTCGGTGAATCGAAAACCGAAAGAAAATGCTAAAATAACATTTGATTTAAAAACAGACCTCAGTGATTTATTCAATTGGAATACTAAACAAGTTTTTGTCTACTTGACTGCTGAGTACCCGGGAAAATCTGATGGTAGTTTAAACAAAGTGACTTTCTGGGACAAAATCATTAAATCTAAAGATGATGCTGTGTTGGATTTAAAAGGCCAAAGAAGTAAATATTCAGTTTGGGATGTTGAGAAGGGGTTTAGAGAAAGAAATGCCACTGTGAGATTGGAGTGGAATATCCAGCCACATATTGGGCCATTAGTTTTCGGAGAAACGGGCGATGTAGCCTCTTTTAATTTCCCTTTACCGCCAAGCAAATAGTCGAGAAATAATGAATTTTAAATGATAAAGTATATAAAATTCTCATAAATCATATCAAgtgaaatgaaataaaatcaattgaaaaaaagtggACTCAGTATCAATAAAGGTTTTAATTCAGGAGAACAAAcctgtatatatatatatatatatatattaaatGGTTTGGAAAACTAAACTAGagaaaatatcaaatacATAACATTATAAACTAtcaattcaacaaattgaattataaagaaaaataagttggagggggggggaaggtaaaaaaattaaaagtaaaaggaGAAAATTATAATACATGCGTCTATTTACATGTTAAAAGTATTTCCCAGTTCACCAATCGAATCTGATTTCACCCGCTTCTCGACTCTATTCTGTAGTTGCATCTGTCGTAAATGTCGCAGCTCATTTGACTGATGCAAACTCTGTGACTTC includes these proteins:
- a CDS encoding uncharacterized protein (MEROPS:MER0003105); the protein is MPLEEKLPLLNPIDAESQGLPASSSKLDPLKYLLYPFSTCIPRTEVNQAVPDTCKDENNFRNEITEKDSLDDENSMNDKDAENALEFLPDLPYVVNPVILPVSKDDAGLKLKKLRRYMSKNKIGVYIITSEDEHQSEYTALADRRREYISGFTGSAGVVLITLTNPSTLQGDAYLSTDGRYFLQAEKQLDGRHWKLIKEGQKGVKPWTQLAIELAANNTFSSVISCDGRTLSFAVGNFFEKQAKAHNFAFRPSLQANLVDLVWGKEKPTRSQQPVYELGLEYSGEDTNVKVTRIRTTMQEFGASFYILTELDSIAWLFNLRCDDDIPFSPVFFAYSVITLSKVYLYINPVKIPKDHHSLQKHLSSVDGLTIKEYNQFYYDISQLKAGNDEKKPTIVLPSQSSTPYALMQAIPSLFKIIHHSIAANLKTFKNKVELSNAKVAQHKDSLAFIIFSSWLQHHLITKRAKVSEYDAACKIYDIRRKIPNFKGLSYETISSSGANAAIIHYAPTKDDNAIIDPKKVYLIDSGAHYLEGTTDITRTYYFGRDDASSDYKKYYTLVLKGHLAIATARFPADSPNTGVILDAYSRQPLWNHGLDFNHGVGHGIGSFGLVHEGPFYISTASRGTNNSSTTNLYKPGVITSNEPGYYIDGEVGFRIESEIEIIELDQAFGKARNGKPYLGFSYLTKVPFCQNLIDKQHLSSVELKWINRYHQSIREQFEKELLELGEHRALEWLRKETAAII
- the SPC3 gene encoding Signal peptidase complex subunit (BUSCO:EOG09264VC6), which produces MFNLVTRVQAAANQALTSASIIAGIVILATFFQLYQNDVWNLSTTSITNIEPKSSIKYSFQYGSVNRKPKENAKITFDLKTDLSDLFNWNTKQVFVYLTAEYPGKSDGSLNKVTFWDKIIKSKDDAVLDLKGQRSKYSVWDVEKGFRERNATVRLEWNIQPHIGPLVFGETGDVASFNFPLPPSK